The genomic region ATAAGGATGGACCGGCATCGGAAACCGATGAGTGACGGGCAATTTTTCGGGTTGTACTAAAAAGGAAAAAGTGGAGTTTACAGAGGCAGCGGCTTCTTCTTTTTGTCGGAAACAACCGTGCCGGTATACTTTCCCTTGAGGATCGCGTTTGAAAGGTTTTTCGGATCACGGCCATCCAGCACCACGAGCGGGATACCGCTCCGCTCGACAACCCGGGCGGCAACAACATCCAGCACATTGTTCGAGCCGGCCCCAAGACCCGTGCCCCCGACGATATCCAGTAACTGTTTCGGGGTCAGGGCATCATACCGCTCGGCATCCGGTACCTTGTTCGGATCTGCAGAGTAAATGCCGTCGACGGATGTGGCATTGATGAAGACCGCAGCGCCCACGCGTTCGGAAAGTACGGCGGCAACGGCATCGGTGGTCTGGCCGGGAGTTATCCCGCCCATGACAACGATCTTGCCGGATTCGGCAAACTTCTTGGCCTCCGAATGGCTCTCGGCCACTTTCGGATAAGCATCGCTGCCGAGAGCCGCGATCAGCATGGTTGCATTCAGCCGGGTGATGAGAATGCCGATCTCATCCGATGTTCCTTCGTCAATGCCCAGTTCGCGGGTCACGCTGATGTAACGCCGGGCCTCGCCGCCCCCGCCCACAACGACAAAGAGCCGGTGGCTCTTGTGGATCTTCTTCAGCACCGGGACATATTCCCTGATGGTGTGGTTCTCCAGTTTCGGGATCAGGATGGAACCGCCAAGCGAGATGACAACCGTCTTCATTGCATTAGTTTTTGTGCCGGAGACACATAGAGTTCACTATGTTCTACTGCCCGAAGTGCAAAAGCCAGGAGATATTCCCGGTTGCCGGGGGCTATGTCGGCCAGGTCTACCTTTGCAAGGATTGCGGGTACCGCGGATCGTTCGTTCTCGAGATCGATTCTCCCGATGCACTCCGCGAGATGGAGCGGGACGAAAAGGATCGCAAGTAGCCTGTCTTTCAATCCGGCGACACACGAGACGAATGTTCTCCGGATACAATCAGCAGGATCGAAGAAAAGATCCGACAGGGCGTAAACCGGTTCCCGGACAGGAACCGGTCACGGGATCATCACAATCCTTTTTCGGATTCGGGGAACCGGAACGCGCCCGGGGGAACCGTCATCTCGAACCGGGCCCCGTTTCCCGGCTCGCCGGTCTCCCGGATCGCGATGCCGGTTATCCCGAGGATATCCCGGGCAAGGAAAAGCCCAAGCCCGGTATTGTGACCAAAACCCCGGTCAAAGATCCGCTCCTTGTCCGCAACAGGAATCCCTGAACCATCATCCTCCGCATACAGGATGAGCGAGCCTCCCTCCCGGGCATACCGGAGAGTGAAGCGGGTCATTCCCTGCGCATACCGGATCGCATTGTCCAGTAAGTTGTATATCACCCGCTGGAAAAGCCGGTCCGCAAGAATCTCAAGCCCGCCGGTCTCATCCACGAGCAGTATTGCGGAACAGTCGAGATTGTGCCCTGCCTCCGCAAGAATAATGCCGGGCTTCTGCCAGGATGGAGCCGCAACACCGAGATCCTGGTACTCCTGGGTAAAATCGGCAAGCGTCCGGATCGCTTCTGCCGTATCGCGGACCTTGGAAAGATCCACAGCCTCTTCTTTCCTGCTGGTATCTTCAGCAGCCAGTTCAAGATAGATGAAAAGTGCGGTCAACTTATTCTTGATATCGTGCCGGACTATCCCGGAGAGGAGGTTGAGTTTGCGGTTGGCCTTCTCAAATGCGGTCTCGGCGTTCTTCCGTTCCGTTACATCGCGGAAGATCAGGATTGCGCCCCCGTCATGCCCCGCATCCGGGGGAATCGCAACGGTCTGGACTTCAAAGATGCGGGCGGAATCCCCCCGGGGGATCGTGATCTCGTTTCCCTCCGGTCCTGGCGTGCAGGGAGTTGTTATAAACCGGCCCAGTCCGGGTACAAATTCAGTCAGCTGCCGGCCCACACCCTGGTCTTCCGTTACCCCGAGCAGGACTGATCCGGCAGGATTGAGGAGCGTTATGGTTCCCCCTGCATTGGTTGCAACAACCCCGTCTTTAATTGTCCGGACCAGGAACGAGTGCGTCAGGGGCTGGAGGGACAAGAGCTCGAAGTTGAGCATAGCCGCAATCAGGAGCGATCCCGAGATCACGAACATGACAGGTGTCCAGTCGAATCCCGCCTCGGGACCAAGATCGAGGTAATAGAAGAGGGTTGCAAGGAACGGGAAGAGACCTGCGGCAAGGACAAGGGCAATCTGGTTCCGGAAAAGCATGCCAACGGTCCTGTACCGGATAGCGAACAGGAGAATGGCAGACAGGGTCAGGACAAACGAATACGAGGCCGTGATCCAGTACAGGGGGGCGCGGCCGAATACCCAGATGAGTGTGTGCCGTGGTCCCTCGATGGTGGAAAACCCCGTATAGTAAAGATGGTGCAGGTTGTTGGTTGCCACAAGACAGATCGAAAGGACCGGAATCACGAAGAGGAGCGCAAGAAAAAGGCGGGATGGCCGGTAATCGTGCTCGGTGTACCAGAGCGCGAAGAGCAGGTATGCAACGGGAATGGTAACAATCGCGGGATAGGAGAGGGTATTGGCGAAAAGTACCGTATCAAGATCTGTTGCCGCCATGGAGACTGCCATCCCGGCAAGCCATATCGTAGCAGCGGCAAAGAGAACCAGGAGGGGAATTATTCCCGGCGTGTGGCGACGCTTCCATGCAAACAGGGTAAATGCAAAAAGGATCACCATTGCCAAGGCTGCGATAAGTGCAAGGGAGGAGTACTGCCAGCTCATATCAGGCCCTTCCTGCCCACCCGGGTACCATGCTATTACTCTTGCAAGGGTTTGGGAAAAAAGTATTGCAGGATTACAAAGGACCCAAATCTTCATGCGCAGGAAGAACAATCCTCGATCAGGAGACCGTGATGCACGAGGCACGCCAGTACAGGAAATCCATAAACAATGAGGTCCGGTGTTCGCTCTGCAACCACCGGTGCCGGATCCTTGAAGGAAAATGCGGGATCTGCGGAGTACGGGAGAACCGGAACGGCATCCTGTATGCCACAACGTACGGCAGGATCAGTGCCGAGGCAGTGGACCCCATCGAGAAAAAACCGCTGTACCATTTCCTGCCGGGCACGCGATCGTATTCGCTGGGCAGCATCGGGTGCAACTTCCACTGCCAGCACTGCCAGAACTGGCACATCTCCCGGGCAGATAGCGAGACGGCAGGTCTCCGCAATCTTGCACCGGAAGAAGGGGTGCGGAGGGCAAAGGAGAGCGGCTGCGCAAGCATCTCCTGGACCTACAACGAGCCGACCATCTG from uncultured Methanoregula sp. harbors:
- the pyrH gene encoding UMP kinase — encoded protein: MKTVVISLGGSILIPKLENHTIREYVPVLKKIHKSHRLFVVVGGGGEARRYISVTRELGIDEGTSDEIGILITRLNATMLIAALGSDAYPKVAESHSEAKKFAESGKIVVMGGITPGQTTDAVAAVLSERVGAAVFINATSVDGIYSADPNKVPDAERYDALTPKQLLDIVGGTGLGAGSNNVLDVVAARVVERSGIPLVVLDGRDPKNLSNAILKGKYTGTVVSDKKKKPLPL
- a CDS encoding histidine kinase N-terminal 7TM domain-containing protein; its protein translation is MSWQYSSLALIAALAMVILFAFTLFAWKRRHTPGIIPLLVLFAAATIWLAGMAVSMAATDLDTVLFANTLSYPAIVTIPVAYLLFALWYTEHDYRPSRLFLALLFVIPVLSICLVATNNLHHLYYTGFSTIEGPRHTLIWVFGRAPLYWITASYSFVLTLSAILLFAIRYRTVGMLFRNQIALVLAAGLFPFLATLFYYLDLGPEAGFDWTPVMFVISGSLLIAAMLNFELLSLQPLTHSFLVRTIKDGVVATNAGGTITLLNPAGSVLLGVTEDQGVGRQLTEFVPGLGRFITTPCTPGPEGNEITIPRGDSARIFEVQTVAIPPDAGHDGGAILIFRDVTERKNAETAFEKANRKLNLLSGIVRHDIKNKLTALFIYLELAAEDTSRKEEAVDLSKVRDTAEAIRTLADFTQEYQDLGVAAPSWQKPGIILAEAGHNLDCSAILLVDETGGLEILADRLFQRVIYNLLDNAIRYAQGMTRFTLRYAREGGSLILYAEDDGSGIPVADKERIFDRGFGHNTGLGLFLARDILGITGIAIRETGEPGNGARFEMTVPPGAFRFPESEKGL